From the Macaca thibetana thibetana isolate TM-01 chromosome 12, ASM2454274v1, whole genome shotgun sequence genome, one window contains:
- the LOC126932541 gene encoding 60S ribosomal protein L15-like, whose protein sequence is MGAYKYIQELWRKKQSDVMRFLLRVRCWQYRQLSALHRAPRPTRPDKACRLGYKAKQGYVIYRIRVRRGGRKRPVPKGATYGKPVHHGVNQLKFALSLQSVAEERAGRHCGALRVLNSYWVGEDSTYKFFEVILIDPFHKAIRRNPDTQWITKPVHKHREMRGLTSAGRKSPGLGQGRKFHHTIGGSHRAAWRRRNTLQLHRYR, encoded by the coding sequence ATGGGTGCATACAAGTACATCCAGGAGCTATGGAGAAAGAAGCAGTCTGATGTCATGCGCTTTCTTCTGAGGGTCCGCTGCTGGCAGTACCGCCAGCTCTCTGCTCTCCACAGGGCTCCCCGCCCCACCCGGCCTGATAAAGCGTGCCGACTGGGCTACAAGGCCAAGCAAGGTTACGTTATATATAGGATTCGTGTTCGCCGTGGTGGCCGAAAACGCCCTGTTCCTAAGGGTGCAACTTACGGCAAGCCTGTCCATCATGGTGTTAACCAGCTCAAGTTTGCTCTAAGCCTTCAGTCCGTTGCAGAGGAGCGAGCTGGACGCCACTGCGGGGCTCTGAGAGTCCTGAATTCTTACTGGGTTGGAGAAGATTCCACATACAAATTTTTTGAGGTTATCCTCATTGATCCATTCCATAAAGCTATCAGAAGAAATCCTGACACCCAATGGATCACCAAACCAGTCCACAAGCACAGGGAGATGCGTGGGCTGACATCTGCAGGTCGAAAGAGCCCTGGCCTTGGACAGGGCCGTAAGTTCCACCACACTATTGGTGGTTCTCACCGGGCAGCTTGGAGAAGGCGCAATACTCTCCAGCTCCACCGTTACCGCTAA